One Prevotella melaninogenica DNA window includes the following coding sequences:
- a CDS encoding Fis family transcriptional regulator codes for MTNEEFEKKWAENRKEVLANNEEYQRIAQSYKGSGWIDYVILIAGFVICENYTKTIVNSIVLQYLLALVGMILIWLGYRLIKSLFNSKQTLGELEEKIKQQYKDSIRD; via the coding sequence ATGACCAACGAAGAATTTGAAAAGAAATGGGCAGAGAATCGCAAAGAGGTTCTTGCCAACAACGAAGAGTATCAGCGTATTGCCCAGAGCTATAAAGGTTCGGGCTGGATTGATTATGTCATCTTAATAGCAGGTTTTGTCATCTGCGAGAACTATACCAAGACCATTGTCAACAGTATTGTACTCCAATATCTCCTTGCCCTTGTTGGCATGATCCTGATATGGTTGGGCTATCGCCTTATCAAGAGTCTCTTCAACAGCAAGCAAACCTTAGGAGAACTCGAAGAAAAGATAAAGCAACAATACAAAGATTCTATTAGAGATTAA
- a CDS encoding uracil-xanthine permease family protein: MSNLQLSPMRKTIVGVQFLFVAFGATVLVPLLVGLDPATALFTAGLGTFIFHLVTKGKVPIFLGSSFAFITPIISASKQWGMPGTLVGIAGVALVYFVMSALIKWQGKKLLDKLFPPVVIGPVIILIGLSLSKAAVDMAKTNWLIAFISLGTAVTVLSMGRGLMKLVPVICGIAVGYSVAALMGVVNFSGVEAAPWFALPPALAHFQLPQFAWEPFLYMIPVAIAPVIEHVGDVYVVSAVAEKDFTKSPGLHRTMLGDGLACLAACFFGGPPVTTYSEVTGAMSITKVTHPQVIRIAAATAIVFSVIGKLSALLQSIPSAVLGGIMLLLFGTIASVGVQNLVQHKVDLNRTRNIIIISITLTMGIGGAVLQKGSFSISGIGLSAMVGVILNLILPPAKEKKNEENS; this comes from the coding sequence ATGAGTAATTTACAACTATCGCCGATGCGAAAGACAATAGTGGGAGTGCAATTCCTCTTTGTTGCTTTCGGTGCTACTGTTCTCGTCCCTTTGCTCGTGGGACTTGACCCAGCAACAGCGTTATTCACAGCAGGTTTAGGAACATTTATCTTTCATTTGGTTACGAAAGGTAAGGTTCCTATTTTTTTGGGCTCTTCCTTTGCCTTCATTACTCCAATTATCTCTGCATCAAAGCAGTGGGGTATGCCTGGAACGTTGGTAGGAATAGCAGGTGTTGCACTTGTTTACTTTGTGATGTCAGCACTGATTAAGTGGCAAGGAAAGAAACTATTGGATAAGCTTTTCCCACCAGTTGTTATCGGTCCGGTAATCATTTTGATTGGTCTTTCTCTGTCAAAGGCAGCGGTAGACATGGCGAAAACAAACTGGCTTATAGCCTTTATCTCATTGGGAACGGCTGTGACAGTCCTCTCTATGGGTCGTGGCTTGATGAAGTTAGTACCTGTAATTTGCGGTATTGCTGTGGGCTATAGCGTAGCTGCCCTAATGGGTGTTGTCAACTTCTCAGGTGTAGAGGCAGCGCCTTGGTTCGCTCTTCCACCTGCATTAGCGCATTTCCAGTTGCCACAGTTTGCATGGGAACCATTCCTTTATATGATTCCTGTGGCGATAGCTCCTGTGATTGAGCATGTCGGTGATGTGTATGTGGTAAGTGCTGTGGCGGAGAAAGACTTTACGAAGTCACCAGGTTTGCATCGTACAATGTTAGGTGATGGCTTGGCTTGTTTGGCTGCTTGCTTCTTTGGCGGTCCTCCAGTGACAACTTATAGTGAGGTAACTGGTGCGATGAGCATTACAAAGGTGACTCATCCTCAGGTAATCCGTATTGCTGCTGCAACAGCTATTGTCTTCTCGGTAATCGGAAAATTGAGTGCGCTTCTGCAGAGTATTCCTTCTGCAGTCTTAGGAGGTATCATGCTATTGCTCTTTGGTACGATTGCTTCTGTAGGTGTTCAGAACCTTGTTCAGCATAAGGTTGACCTTAATCGTACACGTAATATCATTATTATATCTATTACACTGACGATGGGTATTGGTGGTGCTGTGCTGCAGAAGGGTAGCTTCTCTATTAGTGGTATTGGACTTTCTGCTATGGTGGGCGTTATCTTGAACCTTATATTGCCACCTGCAAAGGAGAAGAAGAACGAGGAGAATTCATAA
- a CDS encoding TonB-dependent receptor yields the protein MKTTTIFSLLIIFCLRIQAQTVIEGSVLDAQGKSGDAIVTVTAKGYSSVLAFAETDNKGDYRLEVNSQSDSLTITAAGMSIGQQVKVVANRSQRLNFRVKEKVLQLKEVEVHAKKIRQNGDTLNYSVGAYQQQGDRTIGDVLKRMPGIEVSDNGSIKFNGKSISKFYVEDMDLLQGRYGLATGNINAQDVGSVQVLENHQPVKALQRRTPTDDVAINLKLKNAAKGTVAVNTMLGGGGQQSGGWGFGMRSLSDGQNPIGRNPLWTAEVVGMYFAKRRQNITLYKGNNIGDDVSQELTSHYSGINDVGLVAFAPLGVVTPSGSGLPQKRTFDNQSHIVSMNHLEKIGKQSELTLNMSYLHTSIRQEGISEADRFYSSNQRLLSSESLILVTHMNNLSTNLRYNRNGKNGFIANVLKLDEEWNNDNVQSQLTSNLTGSVPINYGNNRVYQHFHRPSLTVSNTMNLIQNYGKRTLDLHFSVGYAQRPNTLIVNVDSLLPQTSVHYNQELKSRNIAGDFHTNFTFHLGLFSIDYGVLANANLHGIKTDLSGFTNLTANGSQNHTSQSVLNDLWYNIYELSLNQQYKFEQAGWRLSLTCPLNLYTQTLDDRITKNKNKYTRLLVTPSFTVNYEWRDWSGNINATYYKNVGDPGSIYSGYIMNNYRTFQRSYVEHLSETSCFTTSASVGYRSALTATFFRINGNYGHTRDNQIYGYEYRGATSVVHAIDKKTYTDNYAFGFDGSKGFDWLQSTIRAFGGYSYSKSERLIAQNLYPFHSRTISIGGGGTITPLTWLNIVFTSGYAWNVSSIDAINDNSSQTVRTATQRIKFNVFVTKQFTFTTTIEGNYNNLTEKNRHTWFGDMLFKYKLKHIELDLQANNLFNQRQYTRVNYSGLDIYSSTSQLRPLNIVGTIRFGVL from the coding sequence ATGAAAACTACAACCATATTCAGTCTACTGATTATCTTTTGCTTAAGGATACAAGCTCAAACAGTCATTGAAGGCAGTGTGTTAGATGCACAGGGCAAGTCAGGAGATGCCATTGTAACTGTAACAGCAAAAGGGTATAGTAGCGTACTGGCATTTGCTGAGACAGATAATAAGGGTGACTATCGTTTGGAGGTAAATTCACAATCTGATAGTTTAACAATTACCGCAGCAGGTATGTCTATAGGGCAACAAGTTAAAGTTGTTGCTAACCGTTCACAACGGTTAAACTTTCGAGTCAAAGAAAAGGTACTACAACTTAAGGAAGTTGAAGTTCATGCCAAGAAAATACGACAAAACGGTGATACTCTTAACTATTCTGTTGGCGCATATCAACAGCAAGGCGACCGCACTATAGGCGATGTTTTAAAACGTATGCCTGGTATAGAAGTGTCAGATAATGGTAGTATAAAATTCAATGGGAAAAGTATCTCAAAGTTTTATGTTGAAGACATGGATTTGTTGCAAGGTCGCTATGGTCTTGCAACAGGAAATATCAATGCACAAGATGTTGGCTCAGTTCAAGTGCTCGAGAACCATCAACCAGTGAAAGCCCTACAGAGACGAACACCAACCGATGATGTTGCTATAAATCTGAAATTAAAAAATGCTGCTAAAGGTACAGTAGCAGTAAACACAATGCTCGGTGGTGGTGGTCAACAATCTGGTGGATGGGGATTCGGAATGCGTTCCCTATCTGATGGACAAAACCCTATTGGCAGAAATCCATTATGGACGGCAGAGGTTGTAGGTATGTACTTTGCAAAACGTAGGCAAAATATAACACTCTATAAAGGAAACAATATAGGTGATGATGTTTCCCAAGAATTAACTTCACATTATTCTGGTATCAATGATGTGGGGCTTGTTGCTTTCGCTCCACTGGGAGTTGTTACGCCATCTGGCAGTGGATTACCGCAGAAACGAACTTTTGACAATCAGTCACACATTGTATCAATGAACCACTTGGAGAAAATAGGTAAACAATCAGAACTAACTTTAAATATGTCGTATCTCCATACATCTATACGACAAGAAGGTATCTCAGAAGCCGACCGATTTTATAGTTCTAATCAACGACTATTGAGCAGCGAGTCGCTTATACTTGTGACACACATGAATAATCTTAGTACAAACTTAAGATACAATCGCAATGGTAAAAATGGTTTTATAGCCAATGTACTGAAGTTAGATGAAGAATGGAATAATGATAACGTACAAAGCCAACTCACCTCTAATCTAACAGGATCTGTCCCCATCAACTATGGAAACAATCGAGTTTATCAACATTTCCATCGTCCTTCGTTAACAGTAAGTAATACTATGAATCTGATCCAGAATTATGGTAAACGTACACTTGATTTGCATTTCTCTGTTGGTTATGCTCAGCGCCCTAACACATTGATAGTTAATGTGGATTCTCTTTTACCACAAACATCAGTCCATTATAATCAAGAATTGAAGTCACGCAACATAGCTGGTGACTTCCACACTAACTTTACCTTTCACTTAGGATTGTTCTCTATAGACTATGGGGTTTTAGCTAATGCCAATTTGCATGGCATAAAGACAGATTTAAGCGGCTTTACTAATTTGACGGCAAATGGTAGTCAAAATCACACATCACAATCGGTATTGAATGATTTATGGTACAACATTTATGAATTATCGCTAAATCAACAATACAAATTCGAGCAGGCAGGTTGGCGTCTCTCCCTTACCTGCCCTCTAAACTTATACACACAAACTCTTGATGACCGCATCACTAAAAACAAGAATAAATATACCCGTTTGCTTGTAACACCATCGTTTACTGTAAACTATGAGTGGCGTGATTGGAGTGGTAACATTAATGCAACATACTATAAGAATGTCGGAGATCCTGGAAGTATCTATAGTGGCTATATAATGAACAACTACCGAACATTTCAACGGTCGTATGTTGAACATTTGTCAGAAACAAGTTGCTTCACAACGAGTGCATCAGTTGGGTATCGCAGTGCTCTTACAGCAACCTTTTTCCGTATAAATGGTAACTATGGACACACTCGTGACAACCAAATTTATGGTTATGAATATCGAGGTGCAACCAGTGTTGTACATGCCATTGATAAAAAAACATATACAGATAATTATGCTTTCGGCTTTGATGGCAGCAAAGGTTTTGATTGGTTACAATCAACCATTCGTGCTTTTGGTGGCTATAGTTATAGTAAGAGTGAGCGCCTCATTGCTCAGAATCTTTACCCTTTCCATTCTCGAACAATCAGTATTGGGGGCGGTGGTACTATCACTCCTCTTACATGGCTTAATATTGTTTTCACAAGCGGATATGCATGGAATGTGTCATCCATTGATGCTATAAATGATAATTCTTCACAGACTGTTCGAACAGCAACTCAGCGTATCAAGTTTAATGTCTTTGTCACTAAGCAATTTACGTTTACGACTACAATAGAAGGTAATTACAATAATTTGACCGAAAAGAACAGACACACATGGTTTGGAGATATGTTGTTTAAATACAAATTGAAACATATTGAATTAGACTTGCAAGCTAATAATCTTTTCAATCAGCGTCAGTACACAAGGGTTAACTATAGTGGTCTTGATATATATTCATCTACTTCACAATTGAGACCTCTTAACATAGTAGGAACTATACGGTTTGGGGTGTTATAG
- a CDS encoding IS1634 family transposase codes for MHANVQTRFNPATGDMAPYYRIKESYRDVQGHVHSLILLNIGFEPSLTAVQVRKIAYALTERFKNRSTPSLFKEYLDGLTPIEQAKADEWWSRMEKEGGIDRFNKEEQRSLRKYENYIDLETANYTDARNVGAEWLCKQTIDKLQLEGFLRKNGWTENAIHTALSALIVRTVYAVSERSSYYYLRDNSAAAELYSGVPGWTPGINSLYKITDKLYELKEQLERHLCSVTDNLFNIDNKLMLFDLTNFYFEGSKRNSDKAKFGRSKEKRSDCKLLVLALCINKEGFIRYSSILEGNTADPKSLPNMIDTLAKRNPSRSKDTLVVMDAGVATEENLELIKKKGYNYLCVSRTKMKDYTLSDDNKSVTVMDARRQKITLKEIKTEDDKDYYLEITSPSKAMTESSMNRVWRERFEMELQRINEGISKKGGTKTYEKVVECTGRAIQKYLSIVKFYQISYIKNEKKPKQMLRVDWEIKDLSAMESGHGVYFLRSNVRTLSERVTWEYYNLIREIECTNKQLKNDLNLRPIYHQKDERSDAHLFFGLLAYWVVNTIRCQLKREGESCYWTEIVRRMSTQKLVTTKGKNPLGETIEMRQCSSPSKQAKQIYDKLNLKHSPFKKNKICRTQSP; via the coding sequence ATGCACGCAAATGTACAGACACGATTCAACCCTGCCACAGGGGACATGGCTCCTTATTATCGCATCAAGGAGTCATATCGTGATGTGCAGGGTCATGTACATTCGCTAATTCTTTTGAACATCGGGTTCGAACCTTCACTTACTGCTGTACAGGTTCGAAAAATTGCATACGCTCTTACCGAACGCTTCAAAAACAGAAGTACACCCTCGCTTTTCAAAGAATACCTTGACGGTCTTACTCCTATTGAACAGGCAAAGGCTGACGAATGGTGGAGCCGTATGGAGAAAGAAGGTGGAATCGATCGGTTTAATAAGGAAGAGCAGAGGTCGCTGAGAAAATATGAGAACTACATAGACCTTGAGACGGCAAACTATACTGACGCAAGGAATGTTGGTGCTGAGTGGCTCTGCAAGCAGACAATAGACAAGCTGCAATTAGAGGGTTTCCTGCGCAAAAACGGCTGGACGGAAAATGCAATACACACGGCTTTGTCAGCATTGATTGTTCGCACGGTATATGCTGTTTCTGAACGTTCATCTTATTATTATTTGCGCGATAACTCGGCTGCCGCTGAACTTTATAGTGGAGTTCCTGGCTGGACACCAGGGATCAATTCTCTGTATAAAATCACTGACAAGTTATATGAACTAAAGGAACAGTTAGAGCGTCATTTGTGCAGCGTTACTGACAATCTCTTTAATATAGACAACAAGCTGATGCTCTTCGACTTAACCAACTTCTATTTCGAGGGTAGCAAGCGTAATAGCGATAAAGCCAAGTTCGGTCGTTCAAAAGAAAAACGCTCTGACTGTAAGCTACTTGTACTTGCATTATGTATCAATAAAGAAGGTTTTATACGTTATTCTTCTATCTTAGAGGGTAATACAGCAGATCCCAAGTCTCTACCCAATATGATTGATACGTTAGCAAAGAGGAATCCATCACGAAGCAAGGATACGCTCGTTGTCATGGATGCAGGTGTTGCCACGGAAGAGAACTTGGAGCTAATAAAGAAAAAGGGTTACAATTATCTCTGCGTATCCCGTACGAAAATGAAAGACTATACGCTCAGTGATGATAACAAGAGCGTTACAGTAATGGATGCCCGTCGGCAGAAGATAACGCTGAAAGAGATTAAGACAGAAGATGATAAGGATTATTATCTCGAAATAACATCTCCTTCGAAAGCTATGACAGAGTCGTCCATGAACAGGGTCTGGAGAGAGCGTTTTGAGATGGAACTGCAGAGGATAAACGAAGGAATCTCCAAGAAAGGTGGAACAAAAACCTATGAAAAGGTTGTTGAATGTACAGGACGTGCCATACAGAAGTACCTTTCTATAGTGAAGTTCTACCAGATAAGCTACATAAAAAACGAGAAGAAACCCAAGCAGATGCTACGTGTAGACTGGGAGATAAAAGACCTCTCGGCAATGGAATCTGGGCATGGAGTCTATTTCCTCCGCAGCAATGTCAGAACACTTTCTGAGCGTGTAACATGGGAATACTACAATCTCATTCGTGAGATAGAATGTACGAACAAACAACTAAAGAATGATCTCAACCTCCGTCCTATCTATCATCAGAAAGATGAGCGAAGCGACGCACACCTCTTCTTCGGTTTATTAGCCTACTGGGTGGTAAACACCATCCGTTGTCAATTAAAACGAGAAGGAGAATCCTGTTACTGGACCGAGATAGTACGACGTATGAGCACTCAAAAGCTCGTCACCACAAAAGGGAAGAATCCATTAGGTGAAACCATCGAGATGCGCCAATGTAGTAGTCCTTCGAAGCAAGCAAAACAGATATACGATAAGTTGAACTTAAAACACTCACCATTCAAAAAGAATAAAATTTGTAGGACACAGAGCCCATAA
- the hemW gene encoding radical SAM family heme chaperone HemW translates to MLGLYIHIPFCASRCIYCGFYSTVPAKKKDERLSMEERYVNAICHEIKLRAEKNSENSGERTGGLSTIYLGGGTPSQLSFESLQKIFQTINKVYHIGLEWDTESNTCTTATPIEITMECNPDDITEEFAQNLRSLPINRISMGAQTFSDERLRFLHRRHTADEVETAVKRLRNVNIKNISVDLMFGFPNETLEEWKEDIERLLALDIEHISAYSLMYEEGTPLYRLLQAGKVKDMDDELYRQMYDTLIDRLAEAGYEQYEISNFAKLKVQTSKFNVQSSKFKVQSPYRSQHNSSYWHNVPYIGIGASAHSYSNGKRSWNIADTKAYIAAIEEDRLPCEEEIIDADTHYNDMIMTALRTCEGIDLSRLSAEYYTYLMRLAEPLQQQGLLKEDNGWLHLTRDGIYVSDSVMSDLMKV, encoded by the coding sequence ATGTTAGGATTATACATTCACATTCCTTTCTGCGCCAGTCGCTGCATTTATTGTGGCTTCTATTCTACTGTGCCAGCCAAGAAGAAGGACGAAAGGCTTTCTATGGAAGAACGCTATGTGAATGCTATCTGCCATGAGATAAAACTGCGTGCGGAGAAGAACAGCGAAAACTCTGGTGAAAGAACAGGAGGTTTATCAACTATCTATTTGGGTGGTGGCACTCCTTCACAGCTTTCTTTTGAGAGCCTACAAAAGATATTCCAGACGATAAACAAGGTGTATCACATTGGTTTAGAATGGGATACAGAGAGCAACACTTGTACCACAGCGACTCCTATCGAAATCACAATGGAGTGTAACCCCGATGATATAACGGAGGAGTTTGCACAGAACTTACGTTCCCTTCCTATCAATCGTATCTCTATGGGAGCGCAGACTTTCTCTGATGAACGCCTACGTTTCCTACATCGTAGACATACAGCTGACGAGGTAGAAACGGCTGTAAAGCGTCTAAGAAATGTAAACATCAAGAACATATCGGTAGACCTTATGTTTGGCTTTCCCAATGAGACACTTGAAGAATGGAAAGAAGACATTGAGCGACTGCTTGCTTTAGACATTGAACATATCTCTGCATATAGTCTTATGTATGAAGAAGGGACTCCCCTCTATCGACTTCTTCAAGCGGGAAAGGTCAAGGATATGGACGATGAACTTTATCGTCAGATGTACGATACTCTCATCGACCGCTTAGCCGAAGCTGGTTATGAACAATATGAGATTAGTAACTTTGCCAAACTTAAAGTTCAAACCTCAAAGTTCAATGTTCAAAGTTCAAAGTTCAAAGTTCAAAGTCCCTACCGTTCTCAACACAATAGTTCGTATTGGCACAATGTCCCTTATATAGGCATCGGAGCCTCTGCCCATTCCTACAGCAATGGCAAGAGGAGTTGGAATATAGCAGATACCAAGGCTTATATCGCTGCTATTGAGGAAGACAGACTCCCTTGCGAGGAGGAGATAATTGATGCAGATACACATTACAATGACATGATTATGACCGCCCTCCGCACATGTGAAGGAATAGATCTCTCAAGGCTCTCTGCTGAATACTATACTTATCTCATGCGCCTTGCCGAGCCCTTACAACAACAAGGTTTGTTGAAAGAGGACAATGGTTGGCTCCATCTCACCCGTGACGGCATCTATGTTAGCGACTCCGTTATGAGTGATTTAATGAAAGTATAA
- a CDS encoding serpin family protein: MTRKLLYVPILLLLVCCTQSKKALHILENTAKEATKSSQLTLEEAAKKAKTDYVLSEKETKFVSSSNTFSLKLFQLLANKNSKESIVLSPMAVVYSLDMINNGANGKTQEVISKALGYTANDLDAINSLNRTMLIGQRKEETNVNNESMGYMITANFLMLHEQTKVLPDFQEALEHYYFTNIIDSANTPKGKESANKLCKTITKGEIQSLPINLTGPRAAQLINAVTLKTAWSLPFDKDITKPMPFFTEDGKSKQVNMMRNYDTMQKYQGYTTKDYQVLRMPLENGFSFYAVLPLKKNNLQDVIRKLTIKELHKISQNTKAYDYVNVLFPRFTISANIPMKQLYGEMGLGNLFSREADFGKMSAQPLAVDDVFQQINMNVNEEGISAKAIQVMLFAKLSAMDSSSTFTFKADHPFLYYILDKYNNICFIGKYMG, translated from the coding sequence ATGACAAGAAAACTTCTATATGTCCCTATCCTACTTTTATTAGTTTGTTGCACACAATCTAAAAAAGCTCTACATATACTTGAAAATACAGCTAAGGAGGCTACAAAAAGTTCACAGCTGACACTTGAAGAAGCTGCTAAAAAAGCCAAAACAGATTATGTTCTGTCTGAAAAGGAGACAAAGTTCGTCTCAAGTTCAAACACGTTCAGTCTGAAATTGTTCCAACTATTAGCCAACAAGAACAGTAAGGAGAGTATAGTTTTATCGCCCATGGCTGTCGTTTATTCATTGGACATGATTAACAACGGTGCAAACGGAAAGACACAAGAGGTCATTTCGAAAGCACTTGGCTATACGGCTAATGACCTTGATGCCATTAACTCACTTAACAGAACAATGCTGATTGGTCAGAGAAAGGAGGAGACGAACGTAAACAATGAGTCGATGGGATATATGATTACTGCCAACTTCCTAATGCTACACGAGCAAACAAAGGTATTACCCGATTTTCAAGAAGCATTAGAACACTATTATTTTACCAATATTATCGACTCTGCCAACACTCCGAAGGGCAAAGAAAGTGCTAACAAACTTTGTAAAACAATCACCAAAGGTGAGATTCAATCCTTACCTATCAACCTTACAGGACCTCGTGCCGCACAGCTTATCAATGCCGTTACGCTTAAGACGGCTTGGTCGTTACCGTTCGATAAAGATATTACAAAGCCTATGCCTTTCTTCACTGAGGATGGTAAAAGCAAGCAGGTCAATATGATGAGAAACTATGATACGATGCAAAAGTATCAAGGTTATACCACAAAGGATTATCAAGTGCTGCGTATGCCTTTAGAAAACGGTTTTAGCTTTTATGCTGTCCTACCTCTAAAGAAGAATAACTTGCAGGATGTCATTCGCAAGTTAACAATCAAAGAATTGCATAAAATCTCTCAAAACACCAAAGCGTATGACTATGTAAACGTACTGTTTCCACGCTTTACCATCTCTGCGAATATTCCTATGAAACAGCTTTATGGTGAGATGGGCTTAGGTAATCTATTCTCTCGCGAAGCCGATTTCGGTAAAATGAGTGCTCAACCACTTGCTGTTGACGATGTTTTCCAGCAGATAAACATGAATGTTAACGAGGAAGGAATCAGTGCAAAAGCCATTCAAGTGATGCTATTCGCCAAATTATCAGCTATGGATAGTTCATCTACGTTCACCTTCAAGGCTGACCATCCTTTCCTTTATTACATCCTTGATAAGTATAACAACATCTGTTTTATTGGGAAATATATGGGTTAA
- a CDS encoding elongation factor G, producing the protein MRVYQTNEIKNIALVGSAGSGKTTLAESMLFEAGVIKRRGSVEAKNTVSDYFPVEQEYGYSVFPTVFHVEWNNKKLNIIDCPGSDDFVGGAITALNVTDEAVILINGQYGPEVGTQNNFRYTEKLKKPVIFLINQLDSDKCDFDNLISTMQEIYGSKCVPVQYPIETGSGFNSLIDVLLMKKYSWKPEGGEPIIEDIPADQMPKAMELHKALVEAAAENDEGLMEKFFEEETLTEDELRTGIRKGLVTRSIFPVFCVCAGKSMGVRRLMEFLGNVVPFVDEMPKIHNTRGEEVTPDSNGPESLYFFKTGMEPHIGEVSYFKVMSGCVKSGDDLTNSDRGSKERMGQLYACAGANRIPVDQLNAGDLGCTVKLKDVKTSNTLNGKGLDQRFDFIKYPNSKYSRAVEAKSSQETEKLMAALLKMRQEDPTWVVEQSKELKQTIVHGQGEFHLRTLKWRLENNEKLQVTFKEPKIPYRETITKQSKAEYRHKKQSGGAGQFGEVHLIVEPYAEGMPDPTTYKFNGQEFKMNIKGREERDLPWGGKLVFINSVVGGAIDARFMPAILKGVMDCMERGPLTGSYARDVRVIVFDGKMHPVDSNELSFTLAARHAFSDAFKAAGPKILEPIYDLEVYVPGDYMGDVMSDLQGRRAMIMGMDSEAGYQKLQAKIPLKELANYSISLSSLTGGRASFTTKFASYELVPNDIQQKLIAEHEAEVKDEEE; encoded by the coding sequence ATGAGAGTATATCAGACAAACGAGATTAAGAACATTGCCTTGGTTGGCAGTGCCGGTAGCGGCAAGACGACTCTTGCCGAAAGTATGTTGTTCGAAGCTGGTGTCATTAAGCGACGCGGTTCAGTAGAAGCTAAGAATACTGTTAGCGATTATTTCCCTGTTGAACAGGAGTATGGCTATTCAGTGTTCCCAACGGTATTCCATGTTGAGTGGAATAATAAGAAGCTGAATATCATCGACTGTCCGGGTAGTGATGACTTCGTTGGTGGTGCTATTACTGCCCTCAATGTAACCGATGAGGCTGTTATTCTTATCAATGGTCAGTATGGACCAGAGGTAGGAACACAGAACAATTTCCGTTATACCGAGAAGCTCAAGAAGCCTGTTATCTTCCTTATTAACCAGTTGGATTCAGACAAGTGCGACTTTGATAACCTTATTTCCACCATGCAGGAGATTTATGGTTCAAAGTGTGTTCCTGTACAGTATCCTATCGAAACAGGTTCTGGCTTTAATAGTTTGATTGATGTTCTGTTGATGAAGAAATACAGCTGGAAGCCTGAAGGTGGCGAACCTATCATTGAGGATATTCCTGCTGACCAGATGCCAAAGGCAATGGAACTACATAAAGCACTCGTTGAGGCTGCTGCTGAGAATGATGAGGGCTTGATGGAGAAGTTCTTTGAAGAGGAAACACTGACAGAAGATGAGTTGCGTACAGGTATCCGTAAGGGTCTCGTAACGCGTTCTATCTTCCCTGTTTTCTGCGTATGTGCAGGTAAGAGCATGGGTGTTCGTCGTCTGATGGAGTTCTTAGGTAATGTTGTTCCTTTCGTTGACGAGATGCCTAAGATTCATAATACACGTGGTGAGGAGGTTACTCCTGATAGCAATGGTCCAGAGTCTCTCTACTTCTTCAAGACGGGTATGGAACCACATATCGGTGAAGTAAGCTATTTCAAGGTGATGAGTGGTTGTGTGAAGTCGGGTGACGATTTGACTAACTCTGACCGTGGTTCAAAGGAACGTATGGGACAGCTATACGCTTGTGCAGGTGCTAACCGTATTCCAGTTGATCAGTTGAATGCTGGTGACTTAGGTTGTACCGTGAAGCTGAAGGACGTTAAGACCAGTAATACCTTGAATGGTAAGGGACTTGACCAGCGTTTCGATTTCATTAAATATCCTAACTCTAAATACTCTCGTGCCGTTGAAGCTAAGAGTTCACAGGAAACTGAGAAGCTCATGGCTGCTTTATTGAAGATGCGTCAGGAAGATCCAACATGGGTTGTTGAGCAGAGTAAGGAGTTGAAGCAGACTATCGTCCATGGACAGGGCGAGTTCCACCTACGTACTTTGAAGTGGCGTTTGGAGAATAATGAGAAACTTCAGGTGACTTTCAAGGAACCAAAGATTCCATATCGTGAGACAATTACCAAGCAGTCAAAGGCTGAGTACCGTCATAAGAAGCAGAGTGGTGGTGCAGGTCAGTTTGGTGAGGTGCACTTGATTGTTGAGCCATACGCAGAGGGCATGCCTGATCCAACAACCTATAAGTTCAACGGACAGGAGTTTAAGATGAATATCAAGGGACGTGAAGAGCGCGACCTCCCTTGGGGTGGTAAACTTGTGTTCATCAACTCTGTTGTCGGTGGTGCTATTGATGCTCGCTTTATGCCAGCTATCTTAAAGGGTGTGATGGATTGTATGGAGCGTGGTCCACTGACAGGTAGCTATGCACGTGATGTACGTGTGATAGTCTTCGATGGTAAGATGCACCCAGTTGACTCTAATGAACTGTCATTCACTTTGGCTGCTCGTCATGCGTTCTCAGACGCTTTCAAGGCTGCAGGTCCAAAGATTCTCGAGCCAATCTATGACTTAGAGGTGTATGTTCCTGGTGACTATATGGGTGACGTAATGAGCGATTTACAGGGACGTCGTGCCATGATTATGGGTATGGACTCTGAGGCAGGTTATCAGAAGTTACAAGCAAAGATTCCTTTGAAAGAACTTGCTAACTATAGTATTTCACTGAGTTCTCTCACTGGTGGTCGTGCAAGTTTCACAACAAAGTTCGCAAGTTACGAGCTTGTTCCAAATGATATCCAGCAGAAGTTAATTGCTGAGCATGAGGCAGAAGTAAAGGATGAGGAAGAATAG